The Aureispira anguillae genome contains a region encoding:
- a CDS encoding NADPH-dependent FMN reductase, whose translation MKKILAFSGSNSSTSINQKLILATTQLIDGIDVIDLRDYDAPIYSSDIEKASGIPTNIQKLYDLIQGYDSVILSSPEHNGLPPAFLKNILDWLSRTDGQKFLQDKKVALLSTSPGKNGGASSLGKLSAVIPYWGATIVGTYSLGSFFDKVDEDNHLKFEEDKTALKAILDLL comes from the coding sequence ATGAAAAAAATACTCGCATTCTCTGGCAGCAATAGTTCAACGTCTATCAATCAAAAATTAATTTTAGCAACAACTCAATTAATAGACGGCATAGATGTCATTGACTTAAGAGATTATGATGCGCCTATCTATAGCTCAGATATTGAAAAAGCAAGTGGAATTCCCACCAATATCCAAAAATTATATGATTTGATACAAGGTTATGATAGTGTTATTCTTTCTTCTCCTGAACACAATGGGCTTCCTCCTGCATTCTTAAAAAACATACTCGACTGGTTATCTCGTACCGATGGTCAAAAGTTTTTGCAAGACAAAAAAGTTGCATTATTAAGCACTTCTCCTGGCAAAAATGGTGGAGCCAGCAGTTTGGGAAAACTAAGCGCAGTCATTCCCTATTGGGGGGCTACAATTGTAGGCACCTATAGTTTAGGTAGCTTTTTTGACAAAGTAGACGAGGATAACCATTTAAAATTTGAAGAAGACAAAACTGCTTTAAAGGCTATTTTGGACTTGCTCTAA
- a CDS encoding MarR family winged helix-turn-helix transcriptional regulator: MNINNEIKQKSFENEWQKALINLHFTSHYFRDQLLSILKPHQINDQHYNILRILNGRYPEAACPSDIKAVLLNKRGDLTRLLDKLHKLNYVERSTNPINRRMIDIKITSAGIKLLNQLNSSINTNEIIKNNLSQKEATQLSLLLDKMRQ, translated from the coding sequence ATGAATATTAACAACGAAATAAAACAGAAAAGTTTTGAAAATGAATGGCAAAAAGCTTTAATAAACTTACACTTTACGAGTCATTACTTTCGTGATCAGCTTTTATCCATTCTTAAACCTCATCAAATAAATGATCAACACTATAATATATTACGTATTCTAAATGGTCGATATCCTGAGGCAGCTTGCCCTAGTGATATTAAAGCTGTTCTGCTCAACAAACGAGGAGATTTAACTCGATTACTGGATAAACTCCACAAACTAAATTATGTAGAGCGCTCTACCAACCCTATCAATAGAAGAATGATTGATATAAAAATCACCTCAGCTGGAATTAAGTTACTCAATCAATTAAATTCATCCATTAATACCAATGAAATCATCAAAAATAACTTAAGTCAAAAAGAGGCGACTCAATTAAGTCTTTTGTTAGACAAAATGAGGCAATAA